A window of Ancylothrix sp. D3o genomic DNA:
ACTATCCATGTGTTCATAAACCCAAACTTCTTGTCTGGGACACCCTAAACCGACAAAGGTAATTGCTGCACCGCTACTGCGAATTTGTTGGATAATTTCGGCTTTTTCTTCGGGGGTAACTTGGCGAAATTTTGAGGGTTGAAATCCGGCTATTTTGAGTTTTGGGTAGCGCTGGCAAAGGTTATCGGCTAGGGTTTTCAGGACTTCTATTTTGCTGCCATAAAGATAAATTGGCAACCCTTCTTCTGCGGCTTTTTCGCACACCAATAACATTGTTGTGGGGCCACAAACTCGGTCGGGTAAATGAGTTTTATACAGCAAATTTAAAGCCCAGCGGACGGGTTGACCGTCGGGTAAAATCAAGTGAAATTGATTGAGGCGGTAACGATGGGTTTCGTCGAGTACGCCGGTCATTACGCCGTGAACTGCAAGGGCAGAAACGCCGCAGGGTTTGCTTTCGCGGGCGGCGTTAATGATTTTACTGACAGCCACATCGTAATCTAAAGCGTTTACCCAAACGCCCAGGAGATTTTTTTTACCCTGATCAATCATTGGGAGTACCTCTTAGGTTTTTGGTTAAGTTTTAGATATTTTGCCTCATCTCTTCGAGGGAATTTTTATTTATTTTACCCTGAACAGTTGGTTAGCTGGCTTCGATCTATCTAGCCATAGTTTTTAGACGGGCTCTTCTTTCCAGCGTTCCTGGTTAAATCCATAAATTTCTTGTAAAATTTGCTGGACGTTATATTTCATTTTCCAATTAGGATAATGACTGCTGAATTTGCCGTTGTCGCTGATCCACCAAATGTGATCGCCGATGCGGTTTTGCTCTACATAAGTCCAGTTGAGTTTGTTGCCGCTAATTTCTTCGCAAATTTGGATGGCTTCGAGCATTGAGCAATTACTGTGCCGGCCTCCGCCGCTGTTATAAACTTCCCCAGAACGTGGGGCTTTATAAAATTCATAAAACATCTGAATTAGGTCAGAGCTATGAATATTATCACGGACTTGTTTGCCGTTGTAACCAAAAACTTTATAGGGTTTTCCGGTGACTGTGCATTTCATTAAATAGGCTAAAAATCCGTGCAATTCTGCGCCGGAGTGTGTGGGGCCGGTTAAGCAGCCGCCACGAAAACAAGCGGTTTTCATGCCAAAATATCCGCCGTATTCTTGAACTAATACATCGGCGGCTACTTTGGAGGCTCCAAATAAACTATGGAGGGTTTGGTCAATGGACATATCTTCTCGGATGCCGCCATTGTAGGTATGGTTTCTGTCAATTTCCCAGCGGGTTTCTTGTTCGATAAGGGGCAGCCGGTTGGGGGTGTCGCCATACACTTTGTTAGTGGATGTGAAGATAAAAACGGCTTCGGGAGCGAAATTTCGGGTCGCTTCCAGCATATTTAATGTGCCGTTGGCGTTGACACTAAAATCGGTGTGGGGTTCGCGGGCTGCCCAGTCGTGGGAGGGTTGGGCTGCGGTGTGGATGACTAATTTTATGTCGCTGCCGTATTGGTTAAATACTTGGCTGATGGCTTCGTAGTCTCGAATATCGATGGAAAGGTCGGTGTAGTTTTCACCTAGGGTTTCTTGGAGGCGTTGCCGGTTCCAAAGGGTAGAGGCTTCTTTGCCGAAGAAATAGCCGCGCATATCGTTATCGATACCGATGACTTGAAAGCCAACTTTTGCAAAAAATGCGGTGGCTTCTGAACCAATTAGGCCGCCTGAGCCGGTGATGATTGCTATGTTCACTGTTAGTGTCCGAGTAAATTAGAGGTTAACGTCTGGCTGGTGCAAGTTTTGGCCTTCTGGCTTTGTTTGGCCCAACCTTAATTTTTAGCAGATCCGATGCGCCTGATGCTCAGAAATCTCTTTGAGAGGCTGCTTGTTCTTTTTCACCAGTATAATCGGGCTTTTAGGCAATTTTGTCTAGGATTTTGTTTTGCTTTGATGGAGGGGCTGTTTTTGGGGGACTCCTTGAAATCTAGGGTTTGTGGCCTTTGATCGAGGGTGAACCGGCCAAGACTGAGTTTTAGACCGGCATTCTGAGGAGCGATGAATATTGAATCAGAGCCGGTTTGTCTGCTGGGTAAAACTGGTTTATCCAAATGTATTTTGCCATTGTTTGTCTGTGGTGAATAGAGGCTGGGTTAATAATGTAACTTAAGTTCAAATAATACTTGTCCTCAAGCCTTTGGCCGGTTAATTCTAGGTTAAAGGATTTTTGGCTGTGGCGTCCATGAGGTTTTCCTCAAAAGCAGGCGGCAAGCCACAAACAGGCAGAGGGATTTGCTTAATAATATTAGACATTTTTTGATTTGTAGTTGGCTCATAAAAAATTTGTAACTTTGAAAAAGTTGGGTTAAATAGGTGGATGTCGGTGATTAGAAAGGAAACTTATTAGTTTGTTATAGGGCGAGATAAAGTCAACATAAAAACCCGATTTTTGGGAAGAACCGGGTTGATATTTGGGTATATTAATGTTAATTAGTGAGCCAAAACTGCTGTTTTAGCGCGGTCGTTTAATAAAAGTTTGCCGTGTCCGTCTACGCTAAAGTCTTGACCGGGAATTAAGCCTTTACCAATCAAGCGTTGATAGACAGCAACGGAGGTTATTCTTTGAATTTCGGACATTAATTGGGGTGGAATCACGTTGCGGACAGTCCACACAACGGCTTCGCTATCTGACCAAAAGAGCAAGCGCTCAACGGTAACGAGCATTACACCGGCAACTTCTTCGAGGCTATAAAGGGTTTGTAGGGCAGCTAAAATGTCTGTGCTGATCTGAGGGTTGCGGGTTCTAATCGCCAGCGTCATTTTTTTGCTTGCGTTTTCTAGCTCAAACTGGTTCATATTTGACATTGATGTTTTTGTGGAGGAGCGTTTTACGGCTGTGGGAGTCCGTCTCGCTGTTTTGCTGATTATACCCAAAGGTGTAGGCTCCTCTATCCTGAGATAGATACGATTTTTAATTTTTTTTTAATTTTTTTTTGCTGGGCTGCAAAGATGGCTGAAAAAGCTTGATATTTGTGCTTTTTCGGTGGGGCTGAGTTTTGGGGAAGATGTTGGGGAGTATATCTTTTGGCAGAACCGTCAAAATATCTTGACAAGTTGATCAAAATGTGTATAAAGAAGATTGTTGAGGTGGGGGAGGTTAAAGAACTGTTGGGGTGATGGGGGGATAAAATTGGTAAGAAAAAAGCGTAAATAAAAGAGTTTTTGTTAAAAGCTATACAATTTTTTAGGAGTTGATTGGGTGGCCTGGGTTGTTATTTTAATTTATGGGGATGCCGGTTTGTTTGAGCTTAGTTATGAGTTTTTTTGATTATAAATTAAGGAAATTTTAGATAGGGATGGGGCCGGTGATTGGGAGTTAGTTGTACAGAATGAAGGTGGTGGTATAGGTTTAAAGAAAACAGATATGAGTATAAAGAAAAATCCGTATAAAACTATAAGCTTTTTGGCTTAAAATTTTAGCGGGAAGTCATATCTATCCAGCGAATGCTATCTTGCTCTTTTACTGCGTCTTCGACATCTTCCTGCCATTGGATGCTTGCCATTGGGTCAAGTTTGACTAGGATATCCAGTATCATTTGTGGGTGTAACCAAGAATTTCCATTGATTAAAAATTCTTCTACACTTATTAACTCAAACTTTAAGGTAAGGCATTTACGGATGACTTCTGAAGATGAGGCAATAAAGATGACTTCAGATTTCAGCAATTCAGCTACTTTTAAAAAGCTTAGTAGATAACGATCTAAAAGGTTTCTCATATCAAAACCCGGAGGCACTATCTGATCGGTGTCTAAAAATTCGGATTCGTTATGAAAATATACGGTTCCCCCACAAATTGTATTAAAGATTATAATGTCTGAATTTTCTTGTTTTTTAAAGGAATTAATTATTTGGTGCGCCGCTTCTGTAGCTAACTGAAAATTGCCTTGTTTCAGATGGCAAATTTGGCTATAAAAATACTTCGGTAAAAGTACGTCTTTAGTTGCCTTAACTAAGATATCAGGGTTAGAAATACATAAATCTGGCTCAATACCGTATAAGATATTCATCCTATCCTCGCTGAGATTTACTTGAAATTACTTAATTTTTTACATCGGGAAATTGAAGTCATAAAGCCATAAATCCACTAGCCTACTAACTTATACTTGCTACTTACAAATTTAATTTAAACTGACAGGTAGATTGTAAGATCCTGTATGTTGATTACTCCCGCATACGGAACATTGGCATCCTAATTCTCTCCAGCTATCTTCGTGGTAGGCAAGTCTATGGCGACGGCACAAGTAGACCCTTTCTCCTGGGTTAAATATTTCTTGGGTGTAAAGGTCTCTGGTTCCTATTATACTCCTTAATATGTTATCCAAATCGTCGGGTAAATCTACGTTTAAGAAATTATCATCTATCAGTGGATCATCCCTAGCAATAGGAGGGATATTGAGATCAATATCTACCCATTCAATTTGACTAACCTCTAAAGGTATGTCTATGTCTCTCCATCCATTTTGATTGACTTCTGAAGATATATTTATATCAACCCATTCAATTTGCTTTACTATTGTCTGGGAACTTGATCTATCTGGAAGTGGAGAAAATGGATTTCTTAAAAAGCTTCTGTTTGACGAAGGTAGAGAAGGGTTATTTTTAATGTAAACCTGTGCTGCCATAGCAGTTATTATTCCAAATGCTATTAAAACTATCCAGCCCATAATTGTATTTTCTAACTATTCAATGTCTCTAAATTCAATTTTTAATCTTTTAGCAATATCTAAATTAATATTAACTGGATGCGGCAATACATAAAGTTTGGTGTGTGCAGAATTTCCACACACCATACATTTACATTCCATTTCTTGCCAGCTATCGTCATGGTAAGCGAGCCGGTGAACATGACACAAATACACTTTTTCCCCAGGATGAAATATCTCTTGCGTTACAGGGTCTTTTATTTCTCCATTACTTAAATCCATCAGAATATTATCCAGATCGTCAGGTATGGGGGGAGATGGATCAGGACTAGGAGTAGTAGTTGTAGAAGGCTGGAAATTGTTAGCAATGGACTCTAATATAAAAGCAATAAATGCAAATAGCCACCATTCTGCATTGAAAAAACCAACAAAAATGAATAGCCACTTGAAGAAGCCTAGACAGCCTTGAGCGCTATTTCCCTTCTGATTAATGAGCGATCCAATAAACTCACCAAAAGCAACTACCAACTGGACAAAAGCGCCGAGAAGAAGAAGAAATATTATAATAAATTCCATTGTGAGTCATCTTATTTTAGGATATCCTTAAGTGCAACTTCCTTTTCTTGTTGCCTGGCATCTTGGTATGTAAGCTTAATCGGGAAATAAATCACGTCATCTGTCTTAATTGTGGACTTTGGTGCTTTATCAGGACTGCCTGAAATTTCACTGTTAGAAACCTTAAAGCTAAACAGAGGAATCATCACGCCTAATTCCCCGATTTTAAGCGGCAAGGATAAAGATTTTAAATCACCTAAATCAGAACGTTTTTCAAAAGATGCAATTTTAGCCTTAAGAAAATCAATAACTTTTTTGTTGTCAATTTCACCAACTTCTTTAGGTGTCAATTGCTTTACCTCTAAATTAATATTTTCTGTTTCTTCTGTTCCTTCTTTTGAGATAACCAGCAAAGTTACTTCTTCTCCTCTTCCAATTTCCTTCCCAGCCTTTTCAATAACTGGAAAGCGAAGGAAAAGTTTATCAATTTTATCATTTTCAAGGTATCTAAATACCATGGCAGGCATACTTTCTAGCGAGGCTTTGAAAGGTAAAGGTGGCTGATTAGCTGTAGGAGACGGATTAGAAGTTGATTGACTAATTATGCTATTTAATAATTCGGGCTTCAACACGATGAGAAAAAGCGCCAGCAGCGACACCAAAAACAGCAAAAATAATCGGAAATATAAAAACTTTCTTGACCTTCTGGATCTATTATTGTGTTGTCTGCTGATTGCAGCAAGGGAGCCTTCTGTTTGTATGCTGGCATTTTCTATTTGCTGAACATTTTCTTGATTTCCTCGCGGCTCAATCATAGGTTCTGTAGAGTAACCCCTGTTAACTCCCCCGAATATAACTGGTTTAACTCGCTTAGCACTTTCACCCAAAAAGTAGCCAATAGCCTCACTTACAGGATCGTGAACTATCGATAAACACCAGGGATGATAGAAAAATGATTGCTGTGTTCTCATATCTGTTCCTGACATGAATACAGCCATATTTGGATGGGAATGATACCAGCCAACAATATTTTCATCTGGATGTTCAGACCGCGCATAATCCATAATTCCCAACCAAGAATCAGGTGTAAATTCTAAGTGTGCGCCTGTCCCTATTGTTGCCGGTGCTGCTACTGCTGCTATAATTTCAACGTATATCCCAAGAAATGGGTCTTCGTAGGCATTACCAAAAAGAATGCCTCCTTGTTCAACTCTTAAATTAGATGCTAGATGCGCTTTTAAGCTATCGAGAGCTTCCGCTTTCACATATACAGGCGTGACCGGTGCTTCTTGAATACCTCGCGCTGCTGTAAATTCGCTGAGTTTCTTGGGAATTGGCTTATATACATCCTCACTGTCTACCCAGACAATTTGGTTTTGGTCTTCCGAATCTGAATTACTTCGGTTTCCAGGGTTATTCCCTCTGTCAAAATTTGGTAGTTCTGGTGACATGATTATCCTCCTAAAAATCTTGGAATGAAATGTTAACTCGTTTGTCCTCCCACTCAATTTGTGATTTGAATGTTTGAGTATCAACTGGAAAACGCCGCCTATTCTGTTCAGCCCAATTTTTTGCTACTGCATTCGCTGGACTGTTTAAGTTAGTTATGTCATAGGCATACTGAATAATTTTGCCAATTCTGATAACAAGTTCTGGCAGTGTCTCGGCCATTGTCCAAGAGTTACCAAGGCAAATATCTAGCTTTGGCCAGACATTAGGATGAAAGATGGGAGTCAGAAATTTAGCATCAGGCTTTTGTTTCGGATAATTGCTTCCCAGCGAAATTTCTACCTGGTGAGTCGTGCGAAATACAGGATCATTTCCCTGCAATCTCTCTATTCCTCGGCATCGATATTCGATGACGTATTGATAAGGCGGATTACCGCTTTTTGAAATAATCGCCAGCGTACCACCGGCATTATCCACCAGTTCAGATAATGCCTTAAAATCATTTTGAAGTCGTTTTTCTCTAACCTTCATTTTTGACCGGCCTCCAAAATTGGTAAAACTGATAAAACATCATTTTCCTCAACTCCCACTGAATCCAATGTGGCGGAAGGATCTAACTGTTCACCAGTCCGATCTAAGCGGACAGCATAATTAGCATTAGAAGGAAGATTCCACTTTTGCTGTGTGGTTTGCAAAAGTTGTCCGATTGTGAGATTACCAGGTAAATTAACGGCTGCTTTACGAGTTCCATCAGCCATGCGTACAACTACAGAAGCCATATTTACTCCTACTATATTTGGCAAAATTGGATTGCTATTTGACCTTTGGCGGTCTCGCAATGTAGTATCTCGTTCTTCGCTAGACATAAATCTCCTAAAATATTTGTACAGGAATTGTCTAGGTTCAGATTTCTAATAACTTCAAAATCCCTTTGCTCATAACTACACTTGGGGCAAGCTAATTGGGATTCTGGGTATTGGCGTAAAGGAGTATTTACCTTTTCCTCATAGCCGCAATTCTGACATTTCATCTGACCAATAGTCTCATTGCGTAACCAAACAACAGGAGACAAAAATCCTGATGTCTCTAGCTGTTTAAGAATTTCTTTCACCTCCAAATTCGGATCGTGTTTGAAGCTGATCGTTGGTTCAATTAATAAGTCGTGTGCTAGACAATCCTCTTGACGCTGAATTTTTACTTTAAAAGCTGTCCAAGGACTTAAGCCTAGAAAGATTTTTTCCCCCGCTTCAAGTAAATCTGTTTTACCATGCAAGTAGAGGAGTGCTTGGTGAACTTGCATGGCGCCTGTGATTGAGGTAATTGTTGCTGTTGTCGGCATTGCAGCATCAGGAATATTTCGTTTCACTCCCTGACAAGAATATCGCTGGTTTCTGCGTTCCCACATTGGCGGAGAAATGCTGCACTCATAACAAGCAGCCTCAGTTTTGGGATCAAAAAAACTAACTTCTCCTTCGGCTATGCCAATGCCACCATTGATCCAGGGAATGCCCGCCCGATATGCAAGCTGGTTAATTACCCACCGAGCATTGATGCTATCCAAGCAACCAATAATGATGTCATGTTCACGAACATCGCCAACACCCAGGTCAAATTCCAAATCGCCATGAATAGCTTCGATGGAAAGTTGTGGGTTAATTTCAAGGAGACGCTGACGGGCTACCTCGACTTTCGACAACTGCAACCTAGCATCAGATTCCCGAAATAAAACTGAGCGAGTGAGATTGGTAATCGAGACAGTATCAAAGTCAATAACCGTGATATGCCCGACTCCCAGGAGTGCGAGATTTTTCAGGACTTCGTTGCCTAAAGCACCGGCCCCAGCAACTAGCACCCTAGCAGTTTTGAGTTTTGCTTGATCCCACCAGTCAATTAGATAGTGCCTTCCGTAGCGACTTTCTTGTTCGCCGCTAATTTCAAAGAATTCCATAAGAGAATTGCATCTTCAATCTGCTTGCTAGTTTCTATTTCTCTATCGGGTGATCGCCCTCGCTTTTATGCAAAAAGAGAAGTTTTTTTACAAAAGTTTACAAAGCATAACGCGACACCTACACAAATGAACCCCAGCAAAGAACCGGCACCGGCTCTATTGACACACCCACAAAGGCATTGTCCATAAACCCAACCGCTCTTTCCCTCTAACTTATACTGATAATACCCTAACCAACCTCAACTAAAACCTGACATATATCAGGAGTTGTGTTAGACTTTTGTCAGTAATTTTCAGAAACCAACTATGGCACGCACAGACGAAGAATTCTCCCAAGCTGCCGAAGAATGGGACTTAGACACCCTCTATACCGACCTCGCCTCCGCCAAAGGAAAACGCCTCACCCCAACCGAAAAACTACACCTGCGCGGACTCCTCTGCGGCCATAGCCCCCTGGAAATTGCCGAAAGACTCAAAAAAACCCCCAGAGGCGTTGAAACCGATCTGTGCGCCACTTTGTATAAATATGTCAAAAATCTAGTTTGCAAAAATAGTGATAAAATCGATAACTGGCGAAATATAACGGAATGGCTCAACGAAGCCGGCTATAAATCCGAGCCTTCTTCTAAACGAAACCTTAAAAATAACTTGCCAGAAAATAGCTCGATAAATATAACTAATGTATATTGCGAAAACAATCATATAAAAATAGACGCATTTGTACACATAACTATACCCATCCCTTCCACACTCTGCATCGAAAACCTAGACCTCAAAAACGAAGATAATAATATTAATTAAACCTCTGTAACCCTTTAAATTTGGCGAAAAAACACACAGAGATAGCCGCTAGATATCTAGGCAGAAACTTCTTCTCAACCCCCCGCAAAAAAACCGGCTTTCTCTCAAAAACTTAAAAATCTCAACGAGATATCTAAGAAGAAAACCGGTTTCTAAGAAGCAATTTAACCCTTATTCTTAATCATCATCACATCCACAATTTGAACCGCCTTCTCTTCTGGAATATTCAACGCCTGATGCAATTGCGACAAAAAATCTTGCTCCTCCTCCGTCACCACACCATCCGCCAAAACCAAATCACAAGAAACAGCAAAAGCAGTCGCGTGTAAATCTTCAGGAAGCGAAGACTTTGCCGCATTAAACAAAGCACCCACCCCTTCCCGCTTTAAAATATTCAGCAGTTTATCAAACATTCGCCGCATCACATCATCCGAATAACTCCGAAACAACTTCATCCGCGACAGAGTAAAAGACATCCCCCGCGCTTCCTCATCCGAAAGATATCCATCGGAAGCAATAGCCGCTAACGTAATCGCCGCAAACGCTTCCGCTGGACTCAGCATTTCATTCGCTTTACTTTGAACACCCAAAACTTTATCAAATAAACCCATTATCGTTTCCTCCTAGTGATAGGTAATTCGGGATTGGGAAATCTTGATGTCTGACTGGAAATTGGGGAAAACAAGAATAAATTAAGACATGATCTAAGCGCGTTCTGCTGAAGTTTAAAAATGCGAAAATTCCGCTTAAACTTCCTCTTCTTCCTCTACTTCTTCGAGCAAAGCATCAATAATATCTTGGGCGGCTTCTTCGTCTAACTCCAAAGCTTCCGCCAAAGCACCTAAAAAACTGTCTTCAGACTCGTCCACTACCTCATCCGATAAAACAACCGCCGCCGCTACCTCAAACGCACTTTCGACCATATCTTCGGAAAGACTATTGACAGCAGTGTTAAACAAAACCCCAAGTCCTTGTTGATTGATAATGGCAATAATCTTATCCAACACCGCCTGGATATCTTCGGCAGCATATTCATCAAAAAGCCCGTAGTTGTTCACTACATCGGTGAGTATTGCATTTTCTTCATCGGTTGGCTGTCCGTCTGCAAAAAGTGCAACAGTTCCAATGGCAAGGACGGCTTCTTCTGGAGTAAACTCGGTGTCGAGTTCTTCTTCTACCGCAAAAATTGCATCATATCTTCCCATGATTTTTTCCTGTGTTGCTTTGGTTTGAAAGGATATCGCAGCGGAATAGACTATTTACTGTCTGTAATCCACACACGAATCCCTGGCAATTGTTTTATAGCAGCAAAGCATAACAAATGTACAGGCTCTCAACCTGGAATTTTCCCCAAATAATCGAGAAAAAAGTAAAAAAAATATTAAAGTTTTTTAGGGCTGCGGGTGGTTTGCCGGTGGGCAGAGCAACGGCCTACGAAAGGCTCAATTTTTTATCAAGAGGAGGTAAAAAAAGGCAGCTTTTTATTATAAACAACGTTCAACGGTGGCAACAACAGACTGGGCCAAAGCTTCCAAGTCATAGCCGCCTTCTAGGCCAAATACAATCTGGCGAGTTAATTGCAAACAATAATCGGTAAAAACTCCAAAATCTTGTGGTTGCAATTCAACACCGGCCAGAGGATCAGCCGAATTTGCATCATAACCGGCACTAACCAATAATAAATCGGGCTGAAAATTCTGGAAAAAAGGAATTACTTTTTCTTCAAAAGCTTGGCTGTATTCCTCAATTGTACTCCCCGGCAAAACCGGCACATTTAAGACATTGTTATAGGGGCCATGTTCCGCCGCACTGCCGGTGCCGGGGTAGGCGGGGGACTGGTGCAAAGAACAAAAAGCAATGGCCGAATTTCCCTGCACCAAAGCTTGAGTGCCATTGCCATGATGCACATCCCAATCCAAAATTCCTACCCGTTTTATTCCCCCTTTTTCTAAAGCATAATGAGCGGCAATTGCTGCATTAGAAAATAAACAAAAACCCATCCCCGTTGCGTATTCAGCATGATGTCCGGGGGGACGCACAAAAACAAAAGCCGGATCGCCGGTTTGCAATACCCGATCTACCCCATCTAACCAAGCACTAACAGCCAATAAAGCCACCTCATAACTGCGAGGAGAAACAGGAGTATCTGGGTCGATATGGCCGCCGCCATTGTCGGCTATTTCCTTAACCAAACGAATGTAGTCTGGGGCGTGAATTTTCTCCAGCAAAGACGTCACCGGCCTCACAGCAACCGGTGTAGGTTCGCGCCAGTCAATTTCATTTGCCCAGGGAGCAGTTTCAAGCGCGTGAACAATCGCTCGCAGCCGGTCGGGGCGTTCTGGATGAAAACGGCCTGTCAAGTGTTGCAAAAATTCTTCTGAATAAATAACCGGGATCATAATCCACCCAAACTATCTTTATGCAAGCCCCCAACAGAGGCGTATTAGTGACGAAAAAAAACAGTCAAATTGTGATAGAATATTAACAATATTTGCCCAAAATTCAAGCAAGCTGGGAAACCTTCCAGCATTTTTTGAATTATACCAGCAAAATCCTCACAATTTTTTGGAGTTTAGCCCAGTATGACCTATTCCTCCGAGCGGATTATCCCAACGGATCTACGCCACGAGATGCAGCAGTCCTATCTGGAATACGCGATGAGCGTAATCGTAGGACGAGCGCTGCCAGATGCCAGGGATGGTCTGAAACCCGTACACCGGCGCATCCTCTACGCTATGCACGAATTAGGCTTAAGCCCTGATCGCCCCTTTCGTAAATGCGCTCGCGTCGTGGGGGAAGTGCTGGGTAAATACCATCCACACGGGGACACGGCGGTGTACGATGCCCTAGTACGGATGGCGCAAGACTTTTCCATGCGCTCCCCCCTGATCAACGGACACGGCAACTTTGGCAGCATCGACAATGACCCAC
This region includes:
- a CDS encoding WecB/TagA/CpsF family glycosyltransferase; the protein is MIDQGKKNLLGVWVNALDYDVAVSKIINAARESKPCGVSALAVHGVMTGVLDETHRYRLNQFHLILPDGQPVRWALNLLYKTHLPDRVCGPTTMLLVCEKAAEEGLPIYLYGSKIEVLKTLADNLCQRYPKLKIAGFQPSKFRQVTPEEKAEIIQQIRSSGAAITFVGLGCPRQEVWVYEHMDSLSMPLLAVGAAFDFWAGNLPKAPEFLSQLGLEWLYRLLQEPTRLWKRYVFLNPLYMWLFLLQALKIKKFEPLEATPPSQEMRYG
- a CDS encoding NAD-dependent epimerase/dehydratase family protein, translating into MNIAIITGSGGLIGSEATAFFAKVGFQVIGIDNDMRGYFFGKEASTLWNRQRLQETLGENYTDLSIDIRDYEAISQVFNQYGSDIKLVIHTAAQPSHDWAAREPHTDFSVNANGTLNMLEATRNFAPEAVFIFTSTNKVYGDTPNRLPLIEQETRWEIDRNHTYNGGIREDMSIDQTLHSLFGASKVAADVLVQEYGGYFGMKTACFRGGCLTGPTHSGAELHGFLAYLMKCTVTGKPYKVFGYNGKQVRDNIHSSDLIQMFYEFYKAPRSGEVYNSGGGRHSNCSMLEAIQICEEISGNKLNWTYVEQNRIGDHIWWISDNGKFSSHYPNWKMKYNVQQILQEIYGFNQERWKEEPV
- a CDS encoding Mov34/MPN/PAD-1 family protein codes for the protein MSPELPNFDRGNNPGNRSNSDSEDQNQIVWVDSEDVYKPIPKKLSEFTAARGIQEAPVTPVYVKAEALDSLKAHLASNLRVEQGGILFGNAYEDPFLGIYVEIIAAVAAPATIGTGAHLEFTPDSWLGIMDYARSEHPDENIVGWYHSHPNMAVFMSGTDMRTQQSFFYHPWCLSIVHDPVSEAIGYFLGESAKRVKPVIFGGVNRGYSTEPMIEPRGNQENVQQIENASIQTEGSLAAISRQHNNRSRRSRKFLYFRLFLLFLVSLLALFLIVLKPELLNSIISQSTSNPSPTANQPPLPFKASLESMPAMVFRYLENDKIDKLFLRFPVIEKAGKEIGRGEEVTLLVISKEGTEETENINLEVKQLTPKEVGEIDNKKVIDFLKAKIASFEKRSDLGDLKSLSLPLKIGELGVMIPLFSFKVSNSEISGSPDKAPKSTIKTDDVIYFPIKLTYQDARQQEKEVALKDILK
- a CDS encoding ubiquitin-conjugating enzyme E2, with the translated sequence MKVREKRLQNDFKALSELVDNAGGTLAIISKSGNPPYQYVIEYRCRGIERLQGNDPVFRTTHQVEISLGSNYPKQKPDAKFLTPIFHPNVWPKLDICLGNSWTMAETLPELVIRIGKIIQYAYDITNLNSPANAVAKNWAEQNRRRFPVDTQTFKSQIEWEDKRVNISFQDF
- a CDS encoding ThiF family adenylyltransferase, producing MEFFEISGEQESRYGRHYLIDWWDQAKLKTARVLVAGAGALGNEVLKNLALLGVGHITVIDFDTVSITNLTRSVLFRESDARLQLSKVEVARQRLLEINPQLSIEAIHGDLEFDLGVGDVREHDIIIGCLDSINARWVINQLAYRAGIPWINGGIGIAEGEVSFFDPKTEAACYECSISPPMWERRNQRYSCQGVKRNIPDAAMPTTATITSITGAMQVHQALLYLHGKTDLLEAGEKIFLGLSPWTAFKVKIQRQEDCLAHDLLIEPTISFKHDPNLEVKEILKQLETSGFLSPVVWLRNETIGQMKCQNCGYEEKVNTPLRQYPESQLACPKCSYEQRDFEVIRNLNLDNSCTNILGDLCLAKNEILHCETAKGQIAIQFCQI
- a CDS encoding helix-turn-helix domain-containing protein yields the protein MARTDEEFSQAAEEWDLDTLYTDLASAKGKRLTPTEKLHLRGLLCGHSPLEIAERLKKTPRGVETDLCATLYKYVKNLVCKNSDKIDNWRNITEWLNEAGYKSEPSSKRNLKNNLPENSSINITNVYCENNHIKIDAFVHITIPIPSTLCIENLDLKNEDNNIN
- a CDS encoding tellurite resistance TerB family protein; its protein translation is MGLFDKVLGVQSKANEMLSPAEAFAAITLAAIASDGYLSDEEARGMSFTLSRMKLFRSYSDDVMRRMFDKLLNILKREGVGALFNAAKSSLPEDLHATAFAVSCDLVLADGVVTEEEQDFLSQLHQALNIPEEKAVQIVDVMMIKNKG
- a CDS encoding tellurite resistance TerB family protein, encoding MGRYDAIFAVEEELDTEFTPEEAVLAIGTVALFADGQPTDEENAILTDVVNNYGLFDEYAAEDIQAVLDKIIAIINQQGLGVLFNTAVNSLSEDMVESAFEVAAAVVLSDEVVDESEDSFLGALAEALELDEEAAQDIIDALLEEVEEEEEV
- a CDS encoding histone deacetylase; amino-acid sequence: MIPVIYSEEFLQHLTGRFHPERPDRLRAIVHALETAPWANEIDWREPTPVAVRPVTSLLEKIHAPDYIRLVKEIADNGGGHIDPDTPVSPRSYEVALLAVSAWLDGVDRVLQTGDPAFVFVRPPGHHAEYATGMGFCLFSNAAIAAHYALEKGGIKRVGILDWDVHHGNGTQALVQGNSAIAFCSLHQSPAYPGTGSAAEHGPYNNVLNVPVLPGSTIEEYSQAFEEKVIPFFQNFQPDLLLVSAGYDANSADPLAGVELQPQDFGVFTDYCLQLTRQIVFGLEGGYDLEALAQSVVATVERCL